CTGTTCAcgagatgttttttttttcttattactcCTCCTTTCATTGGTTGGACAGATTATGGCATGCTCAAGACCAGCACCCACAGGAAGGGAGTCAGTTCAGGTAAATGCCGCTCCTAGGAGACCCAGGATTTTACTTGCTGCTAGTGGAAGTGTAGCTGCCACAAAATTTGGAATTCTCTGCAATTGTTTTTATGGTTGGGCGGAAATAAAAGCTGTGGCTACAAGGAATTCTTTACATTTCATCGATAGAACCTCACTTCCTAGGGATGTTTTTATCTACACTGATGAGGATGAATGGTCCAGTTGGAATAGAATTGGAGATAGCATCCTTCACATTGAGCTGCGGCGGTGGGCTGATGTCATGGTTATAGCCCCGTTATCAGCAAACACACTTGGTAAGGTAATAAGTACTATATAACTGCTACTTGTAATTACGTTTTATTATTCTGTATCCTACTTTAACATGTGTGTCAATGCAGATTGCTGGGGGATTGTGTGACAATCTGCTGACCTGCATTGTCAGAGCATGGGATTACAGCAAGCCCATCTTTGTTGCGCCAGCCATGAACACCTTGATGTGGACCAATTCTTTCACGGAAAAGCATATCGTGTCACTTGATGATCTAGGAATATCTCTCATTCCACCTATCACAAAAAAGCTGGCTTCTGGTGATTATGGAACTGGCGCAATGGCTGAACCCTACACAATCTACTCAACCATATTAGCATACTTGCAGTCACGGAATAAAACCAAGATTTGGTTAGTTTGATGTGAATGCTTTCTTCAACTTCTGATGGTTACATGTGGATCTTATGAAATAGTTGAAACATGCAAGTCCCATACGCTAACATGAAAGGAGCACAAACGCCCACCCAAACAAACAGTCTCTTACATGTGTAGTACAGTACGTCTTACGGATTTCATATGCCTAGAAATAACTCGTAAGATTTCATTTTGAATAGTATTTTGTCAATGCCACACTAGCTATTGAATGAACGGTTGGCAGGCATTATGATCCAACAATGCTGAGTAGGTAATGAGACACAGTATGAGCACATTTCATGATTTGGAAATTCATTTCTCATGCTTTTTGattggaataaaaaattttacgaaaattaaattcaattttttcttaTCAGTTTAAtagaagaattttttttttaatttaatcatatataattttgaaagaattcactttaattttttttttataataccaaAAATACTGAAGGAGGGaataataatcaaaataaaaaatatatgttaaaaGTAAGATCATTCGACGACGCATTTATATGtcttattaatatttaacaTTACAGCAATTTCAAAATTACTGCCCCATATATAATTGATTAGAATATTTTTCAAGTTGAGCATCCCTCATGAAAGCATTTTGCTCTTGGTGAATGATTGTGCCTATAATGGAAAGTGGGAATTTAGCAAGAATTTCATAGAACATATTACACAACCCAATTAAATGAAGTTCCTTTATAGACCGAACTTGATTCATCTTATTGCAGTGATGACGACATGAttgattttatttctaaaatcaaatgaaaagaaaaattaaattataaataattgaaataaaaaaaaaactaaaattataggaattgtattgaatttattttatcgTTATGACACAATTTTGAatcttatttaataattaaatcaagAATCATATTAAGCTATACAAAATGGCACatccatttttgttattttatcaatttagagTGAAGAAATTTAAGTGAGTAAAAGATtattagagaaaaaataaagagttattaatgataattttttttaacatgtaataagtgaattaaaaattttgataaatcaAGAGGGATATAAACTTAACGGTTAAAAAATCAATCCAACCTAATAGAAAAGCCAATCCAATTCAGAAAATAtgcaaactaaattaaaaaataatccaACAATGTTGTT
This Manihot esculenta cultivar AM560-2 chromosome 6, M.esculenta_v8, whole genome shotgun sequence DNA region includes the following protein-coding sequences:
- the LOC110616463 gene encoding probable phosphopantothenoylcysteine decarboxylase; its protein translation is MACSRPAPTGRESVQVNAAPRRPRILLAASGSVAATKFGILCNCFYGWAEIKAVATRNSLHFIDRTSLPRDVFIYTDEDEWSSWNRIGDSILHIELRRWADVMVIAPLSANTLGKIAGGLCDNLLTCIVRAWDYSKPIFVAPAMNTLMWTNSFTEKHIVSLDDLGISLIPPITKKLASGDYGTGAMAEPYTIYSTILAYLQSRNKTKIWLV